In Streptococcus parasuis, the following proteins share a genomic window:
- a CDS encoding acyl-ACP thioesterase domain-containing protein, with translation MGLKYQENLTIPFDMCDVQHEIKLPAFISYCLGVSGRQSESVGRSDVFIFEEFGLIWVVTDYELNIHRLPTYNETITIVTEAIAYNKFFCHRMFYIYDENGNLLLDILCYFVLIDFETRKVAPVPEVLIEPFQSEQVKKLPRAPKYHELDAPFVQEFSVRYFDLDMNGHVNNSKYLEWMCESLGYDFLLCHVPKKIQLKYIKEVAPTSQVSSRLVTTALHSQHEIVVEGHIHAQATIEWRKRDDAR, from the coding sequence ATGGGATTAAAATACCAAGAAAATCTAACTATTCCATTTGATATGTGTGATGTGCAACATGAAATTAAATTACCAGCTTTTATTTCATATTGTTTGGGAGTGTCAGGACGTCAATCAGAGTCAGTTGGAAGAAGTGATGTATTTATTTTTGAAGAATTTGGATTAATCTGGGTAGTGACTGATTATGAGCTGAACATTCATCGCTTACCAACTTATAATGAGACCATCACCATTGTGACAGAAGCGATTGCCTATAATAAATTTTTCTGCCATCGGATGTTCTATATTTATGATGAAAATGGCAATCTTTTACTCGATATTCTCTGCTATTTTGTGTTGATTGATTTTGAAACTCGAAAGGTAGCTCCAGTTCCAGAAGTATTGATTGAGCCATTTCAATCTGAACAGGTCAAAAAATTACCACGGGCACCCAAATACCATGAGCTGGATGCACCATTTGTTCAGGAGTTTTCGGTTCGTTATTTTGATTTGGATATGAATGGTCATGTCAACAATAGTAAGTACTTAGAATGGATGTGTGAATCGCTAGGATACGATTTTCTACTCTGCCATGTTCCTAAAAAAATTCAATTAAAATACATCAAGGAAGTAGCTCCTACAAGTCAAGTGAGTTCTCGATTGGTTACAACAGCATTACATAGCCAACATGAAATCGTTGTAGAGGGGCATATTCATGCACAAGCTACAATTGAATGGAGGAAAAGAGATGACGCAAGATAA
- the rpsU gene encoding 30S ribosomal protein S21 has protein sequence MSKTVVRKNESLDDALRRFKRAVTKAGTLQETRKREFYEKPSVKRKRKSEAARKRKKF, from the coding sequence ATGTCAAAAACAGTAGTACGCAAGAACGAATCACTTGATGATGCTCTTCGTCGTTTCAAACGTGCGGTTACTAAAGCTGGTACTCTTCAAGAAACACGTAAACGTGAATTCTACGAAAAACCATCTGTAAAACGTAAACGTAAATCAGAAGCAGCTCGCAAGCGTAAAAAATTCTAA
- the hemW gene encoding radical SAM family heme chaperone HemW yields MNKRPTSAYIHIPFCTQICYYCDFSKVFIKNQPVDEYLSALMEEVKFYDLPALRTLYIGGGTPSALSADQLDYLLTNLENLLDLSQLEEFTIEANPGDLTADKIEVLEKSKCNRVSLGVQTFDDRMLKKIGRSHNQAQIYETITSLKAAGFHNISIDLIYALPGQTMEQVKDNVAKALELDIPHMSLYSLILENHTVFMNRQRRGNLHLPNEDVESDMFDYILRELEKNGFEHYEISNFTKPGFESRHNLMYWDNAEYYGLGAGASGYLDGMRYRNRGPIQHYLKSIREKGHSRLHEEFLSKTEQMEEEMFLGLRKKTGVSIERFEEKFGISFEERYGQVVRDLINEGLLQEENHWLRMTKKGLFLGDTVAERFIIEEL; encoded by the coding sequence ATGAATAAACGACCGACATCAGCCTACATTCACATTCCATTTTGTACTCAAATTTGTTACTATTGTGACTTTTCCAAGGTATTTATCAAAAACCAACCTGTCGATGAGTATTTGTCCGCCCTCATGGAAGAGGTCAAGTTTTACGACCTCCCAGCCCTTCGGACCCTATATATTGGTGGTGGAACACCTTCGGCTTTATCAGCAGATCAATTAGACTATCTCTTGACCAATCTTGAGAATTTGTTGGATTTATCTCAACTGGAGGAATTTACTATTGAGGCTAACCCTGGTGACCTGACAGCAGACAAAATTGAAGTTCTAGAAAAATCTAAGTGTAACCGCGTATCATTGGGGGTTCAAACCTTTGATGACCGTATGTTAAAAAAAATTGGTCGTAGTCATAATCAAGCCCAAATTTATGAAACCATTACTTCACTAAAAGCAGCTGGTTTTCATAATATTTCCATAGATCTTATCTATGCGTTACCTGGTCAGACAATGGAGCAAGTCAAAGACAATGTTGCAAAGGCCTTAGAATTGGATATTCCCCATATGAGTCTCTATAGCTTGATTTTGGAAAATCATACGGTCTTTATGAATCGCCAACGCCGTGGAAATCTTCATCTGCCCAATGAGGACGTAGAATCTGATATGTTTGATTACATCCTTCGGGAGTTAGAAAAAAATGGTTTTGAGCACTATGAGATTTCTAATTTTACCAAACCAGGATTTGAAAGTCGTCATAATCTCATGTACTGGGATAATGCGGAGTATTATGGATTAGGGGCAGGGGCTTCAGGCTATTTGGATGGCATGCGTTATCGTAACCGAGGCCCGATTCAGCACTATCTCAAATCAATTCGTGAGAAAGGCCATTCACGTTTACATGAGGAATTCCTCAGTAAAACGGAGCAGATGGAAGAAGAGATGTTTTTAGGCCTGAGAAAGAAAACGGGTGTCTCGATTGAACGATTTGAAGAAAAATTTGGTATCTCATTTGAAGAACGATATGGTCAGGTTGTTAGAGACTTAATAAATGAAGGTCTCTTACAGGAGGAGAACCATTGGCTTAGAATGACGAAAAAAGGATTATTTCTTGGAGATACAGTAGCTGAACGGTTTATTATTGAAGAGTTGTAG
- a CDS encoding TIGR01906 family membrane protein translates to MKTKLQVFGTVLFVLSGAILATIYLAWLVFPIEISYLGLEKIVYLKSADISYNFNILMNYLTNPFQTVLDMPNFSSSVDGLKHFADVKKLFHLAQGVFVLSFPAFFLFIKQILLKGHGWLVQKTFLWMMLAPVVIGLMGLLMGFDQFFVLFHTVLFPGDSTWLFDPAKDPVIYILPEEFFLHCFILFFVLYEVFFGAMLAWSRKSNRWAS, encoded by the coding sequence ATGAAAACTAAACTACAAGTATTTGGAACGGTTTTATTTGTGCTGTCGGGTGCAATCCTTGCTACCATTTATTTGGCATGGCTAGTGTTCCCTATTGAAATTTCTTATCTAGGGCTGGAAAAAATCGTCTATTTGAAATCGGCAGATATCTCATATAATTTCAATATTTTGATGAACTATTTAACCAATCCATTTCAGACAGTTTTAGACATGCCTAACTTTTCTTCCTCAGTTGATGGTCTCAAACATTTCGCTGATGTGAAAAAACTATTTCATTTAGCGCAAGGTGTGTTTGTTCTAAGTTTTCCCGCTTTTTTCTTGTTCATCAAACAGATTCTTTTAAAAGGCCATGGCTGGTTGGTTCAAAAAACCTTCTTGTGGATGATGCTTGCACCGGTTGTCATCGGCTTAATGGGGCTTCTTATGGGATTTGACCAATTCTTTGTTCTGTTTCATACGGTCCTTTTTCCTGGTGATTCTACTTGGTTATTTGACCCGGCCAAGGATCCTGTCATTTATATTTTACCTGAGGAATTTTTCTTGCATTGCTTTATATTATTTTTTGTTCTTTACGAAGTGTTCTTTGGGGCAATGCTTGCGTGGTCTCGAAAAAGCAATCGATGGGCAAGTTGA
- a CDS encoding NUDIX hydrolase N-terminal domain-containing protein, with protein sequence MTQDKWLDWAVRLQAIAQTGLAYGKDVYDIELFEEVRQIAAEMLVETSGQPLEVVKELFCNESGYQTPKLDTRAAIFQDNKILLVQENDGLWSLPGGWCDVDQSVKDNVIKEVKEEAGLEVEAKRVVAILDKHKNNPAKSAHRVTKVFILCKVIGGEFQPNLETIGSAYFELNDLPQLSLGKNTPEQIALCFEACHAKHWETRFD encoded by the coding sequence ATGACGCAAGATAAGTGGTTGGACTGGGCTGTGCGTCTACAAGCCATCGCTCAAACAGGTTTAGCCTATGGGAAAGATGTTTATGATATTGAACTTTTTGAAGAAGTGCGGCAAATTGCGGCAGAAATGTTAGTGGAGACTTCAGGGCAACCTTTGGAAGTAGTGAAAGAGCTATTTTGTAATGAATCTGGCTATCAGACACCGAAACTTGATACTCGCGCAGCCATTTTTCAGGATAACAAAATTTTGTTGGTTCAGGAAAATGATGGACTTTGGTCTTTGCCTGGTGGTTGGTGTGACGTAGATCAATCGGTTAAGGATAATGTGATTAAAGAAGTAAAAGAAGAAGCGGGACTCGAGGTTGAAGCAAAACGGGTTGTGGCGATTTTGGACAAACATAAGAATAATCCAGCCAAGTCTGCACACCGTGTAACAAAGGTATTTATTCTTTGCAAGGTTATTGGTGGGGAATTTCAACCAAATTTGGAAACAATCGGCTCAGCTTATTTTGAACTTAACGACTTGCCACAGCTATCTTTAGGGAAAAATACACCAGAACAAATAGCCCTTTGTTTTGAAGCTTGTCATGCCAAACATTGGGAAACACGATTTGATTAA
- the mscL gene encoding large conductance mechanosensitive channel protein MscL, protein MLKDLKAFLFRGNIVDLAVAVVIGGAFGAIITSFVDDIITPLILNPALKAASVQNIADLAWNGVKYGSFLSAVINFLIIGTSMFFVVKAAEKAMPKKVEEPAPAGPTQEELLTEIRDLLKK, encoded by the coding sequence ATGTTAAAAGATTTAAAAGCATTTTTGTTCCGTGGAAACATTGTTGACCTTGCTGTAGCGGTTGTAATTGGTGGTGCGTTTGGCGCTATTATCACTTCTTTTGTGGATGACATCATCACTCCATTGATTTTGAATCCCGCTCTGAAAGCAGCAAGTGTACAAAATATTGCTGACCTTGCATGGAACGGTGTAAAGTACGGTAGTTTCTTGAGCGCTGTTATTAACTTCCTTATCATTGGTACTTCAATGTTCTTCGTTGTTAAAGCAGCTGAGAAAGCAATGCCTAAAAAAGTTGAAGAACCAGCTCCTGCTGGACCAACTCAGGAAGAATTGCTTACTGAAATCCGTGATTTATTGAAAAAATAA
- the galE gene encoding UDP-glucose 4-epimerase GalE has product MSILVTGGAGYIGSHTVVELLKLGKEVVIVDNLSNSSILVLDRIEEITGKRPTFYELDVADKAALRSVFEKESIEAAIHFAGYKAVGESVEKPVMYYENNIMSTLALVEVMAEFGIKKIVFSSSATVYGLNNPSPLVENMPTSATNPYGYTKVMLEQILRDLEVSDKEWSVALLRYFNPIGAHESGLIGEDPAGIPNNLMPFIAQVAVGKRAELSVFGNDYDTVDGTGVRDYIHVVDLALGHIKALEKISDTTGVYTYNLGSGQGTSVLELVQAFEKVNGVPVPYKIVDRRPGDVATCYANADKALTELNWKTEKTIEDMCRDTWNWQSKNPNGYKG; this is encoded by the coding sequence ATGAGTATTTTAGTAACGGGTGGTGCTGGGTATATTGGTAGCCATACAGTTGTTGAATTGTTAAAATTGGGTAAAGAAGTAGTCATTGTTGACAATCTTTCTAATTCAAGTATTTTGGTTTTGGATCGTATCGAGGAGATTACTGGAAAGAGACCGACTTTTTATGAATTGGATGTAGCTGATAAGGCAGCTCTCCGTTCGGTTTTTGAAAAAGAATCGATTGAAGCAGCCATCCATTTTGCAGGATACAAGGCAGTTGGTGAGTCTGTAGAAAAACCAGTAATGTATTATGAAAATAATATCATGTCAACGCTTGCTCTGGTAGAGGTGATGGCTGAATTTGGAATTAAGAAAATTGTCTTTTCTTCCAGTGCTACTGTATATGGTTTGAACAATCCATCTCCATTGGTGGAAAATATGCCAACAAGTGCGACTAACCCTTATGGCTATACAAAGGTGATGTTGGAACAGATTTTGCGCGACCTCGAAGTTTCTGATAAAGAATGGAGTGTTGCTCTTCTTCGTTATTTCAACCCAATTGGTGCTCATGAATCAGGTTTGATTGGTGAAGATCCTGCTGGTATCCCAAATAACCTTATGCCATTTATTGCACAAGTAGCTGTTGGTAAACGGGCAGAGTTGAGTGTATTTGGGAATGACTATGATACTGTTGATGGTACAGGTGTTCGTGACTACATTCACGTAGTTGACTTAGCACTTGGGCACATTAAAGCCCTTGAAAAGATTTCGGATACGACAGGTGTATATACTTATAATTTAGGTTCAGGACAAGGAACAAGTGTATTAGAACTCGTACAAGCTTTTGAAAAGGTAAATGGAGTTCCGGTACCTTACAAAATTGTTGATCGTCGTCCTGGGGATGTAGCAACTTGTTATGCAAATGCTGACAAGGCGCTTACTGAACTCAATTGGAAAACCGAAAAAACAATTGAAGATATGTGTCGAGACACATGGAATTGGCAATCTAAAAATCCAAATGGTTACAAGGGTTAA
- a CDS encoding VanZ family protein: MNKERIYDSINLILSFLVCRWIFMTFLFFQFSTIFMTYDVIPTLAAILLMTAFCFNIFRLIYRPKISRPILYFFYSSYLLLLIYLLFFKSIGVKGFNWNLFSTFTQDLFLNPAILVFNLLLFLPLGLLVPFSWKKLTLFIGVILIIEVCQYTFSLGFFDLGDILLNTIGFVLGNFLGQSVIGQFFKNIVI, encoded by the coding sequence ATGAACAAAGAAAGAATATACGATAGCATCAATCTCATCCTGTCATTTTTAGTCTGCCGCTGGATTTTTATGACTTTTCTTTTTTTCCAGTTTTCGACTATATTTATGACCTATGATGTCATTCCGACACTTGCGGCAATCCTGTTAATGACTGCATTTTGCTTTAACATATTTCGATTAATTTATAGACCAAAAATTTCTAGACCAATTCTCTACTTTTTCTATTCTAGCTATTTACTTCTCCTCATTTATCTCCTATTTTTCAAAAGTATTGGCGTCAAAGGTTTCAACTGGAATCTCTTTTCCACCTTCACACAAGACCTCTTTCTCAACCCAGCTATCTTAGTCTTTAACCTCTTATTATTTTTACCTCTAGGATTGCTCGTTCCCTTTTCTTGGAAAAAATTAACTCTTTTTATTGGTGTAATTCTGATAATTGAAGTCTGCCAGTACACTTTCTCATTAGGTTTCTTTGATCTTGGTGATATCCTGCTCAATACAATCGGTTTTGTCCTTGGAAATTTCCTTGGACAATCAGTAATTGGTCAATTCTTCAAAAATATAGTCATTTGA
- a CDS encoding TIGR01457 family HAD-type hydrolase, producing the protein MTYQGYLIDLDGTIYEGKKRIPAGERFVHRLQERQIPYLFVTNNTTRRPETVQAMLAEQFNIVTPLETIYTASLATIDYMNDLGKDKTVYVIGEDGLKSAIYEAGYVEDTNNPAYVVVGLDTDLTYEKLTIATLAIQKGATFIGTNPDLNIPTERGHLPGAGSLLALLEAATRIKPAIIGKPKSIIMDKALEILGTEKSQTIMVGDNYLTDIRAGIDNGFSTLLVLTGFTKPEEVAHLPIAPTHVLNSLDEWSFDEN; encoded by the coding sequence ATGACGTACCAAGGATACTTGATTGATTTAGATGGGACAATTTATGAAGGGAAAAAGCGCATACCAGCTGGGGAACGATTTGTACATCGATTGCAAGAACGACAAATTCCCTATTTATTCGTGACCAATAATACCACCCGCAGACCTGAAACGGTGCAGGCCATGCTGGCTGAGCAATTCAATATTGTGACGCCACTTGAAACCATATACACTGCAAGTCTTGCTACCATCGATTATATGAATGATTTGGGTAAAGACAAGACCGTTTATGTAATCGGTGAAGATGGGCTAAAATCAGCTATTTATGAAGCAGGTTACGTTGAGGATACAAATAATCCTGCCTATGTCGTTGTTGGGCTAGACACTGATTTGACTTATGAAAAACTCACGATTGCTACATTAGCGATCCAAAAAGGAGCAACCTTTATTGGCACCAATCCAGATTTGAATATTCCAACTGAGCGTGGGCATTTACCGGGAGCAGGTTCATTATTGGCGCTATTAGAAGCTGCAACTCGAATCAAACCAGCCATCATTGGAAAACCAAAATCCATCATTATGGATAAGGCCTTGGAGATACTGGGAACTGAAAAGAGTCAGACAATCATGGTTGGTGATAATTACTTGACAGATATTCGGGCAGGTATTGATAATGGCTTTTCAACCCTTTTGGTACTTACTGGTTTTACAAAGCCAGAAGAAGTAGCTCATTTACCAATTGCGCCAACCCATGTGTTGAATAGTTTAGATGAATGGAGCTTTGATGAAAACTAA